The following coding sequences are from one Lycium ferocissimum isolate CSIRO_LF1 chromosome 3, AGI_CSIRO_Lferr_CH_V1, whole genome shotgun sequence window:
- the LOC132049717 gene encoding THO complex subunit 4A-like produces the protein MSNLDVSLDDLIKRNKSSSSSSRNPRPRTSGSGPGSGSGSGPGPRRRFPNRAANRPAPYSSGPVHAPESAWDHDMFAEHAPSYPAVRGAGISGIETGIKLLISNLDYGVSNEDIKELFSEAGDIKRYSIHYDKSGRSKGTAEVIFSRRRDAEAAIKRYNNVQLDGKPMKIEFAGTNIAPPALPPIRNRLYGNPNPAPRSQQRGGGFRRPRGGRGGGMRKDGGRGRGRGENVSAEDLDAELEKYHAEAEAMQTN, from the exons atgtCAAATCTGGATGTATCCCTTGACGATTTAATCAAAAGGAACAAAAGTAGTTCCAGCAGTAGTCGAAACCCTAGACCAAGAACATCCGGATCTGGACCCGGATCCGGATCAGGGTCAGGACCCGGTCCACGCCGTCGCTTCCCTAACCGTGCCGCCAACCGACCCGCACCATATTCATCCGGACCG GTTCACGCACCAGAGTCTGCGTGGGACCACGACATGTTTGCCGAGCATGCCCCGTCGTATCCAGCTGTCCGTGGGGCCGGGATATCGGGCATTGAGACCGGTATCAAGCTCCTCATTTCCAACTTGGATTATGGGGTTTCAAATGAAGACATCAAG GAGCTTTTCTCAGAAGCTGGTGATATAAAGCGTTACTCAATTCATTATGACAAGAGTGGAAGATCAAAG GGAACTGCGGAAGTAATCTTTTCACGTCGAAGGGATGCTGAGGCAGCTATCAAGAGATACAACAATGTTCAGCTAGACGGAAAGCCCATGAAAATTGAGTTTGCTGGAACAAATATTGCTCCTCCAGCTCTACCTCCAATTAGAAATCGTTTATATGGAAATCCAAATCCTGCTCCAAGAAG TCAACAAAGAGGTGGTGGATTTAGACGTCCTCGAGGTGGTAGAGGAGGGGGCATGAGAAAAGATGGTGGAAGGGGCAGAGGTCGTGGTGAGAACGTTTCCGCAGAAGATCTTGATGCTGAATTGGAGAAGTATCATGCAGAAGCAGAAGCAATGCAGACGAACTGA